A genomic segment from Verrucomicrobiia bacterium encodes:
- a CDS encoding polyprenol monophosphomannose synthase, whose amino-acid sequence MAQDERALVIIPTYNERENIRSIVELVLSQVPNLEILVVDDNSPDGTAAIVTEMAQAEPRVHLLSRAGKLGLGTAYIAGFKWGLSRGYAYLIEMDADFSHDPREIPNMLKAIQEADLVLGSRYIDGVRVVNWPLSRLVLSKGASYYVRIITGLPVYDPTGGFKCFRRKVLETLELDEVRSNGYAFQIEMTHKAWMKGFRIREIPITFADRSAGQSKMSGHIVREALWMVWSLAFAHGFRRKPRATLKTDA is encoded by the coding sequence GTGGCGCAGGACGAACGAGCATTGGTCATCATTCCGACGTACAACGAGAGGGAGAACATCCGCTCGATCGTCGAGTTGGTGTTGTCGCAGGTCCCGAACCTCGAAATACTGGTGGTGGATGATAACTCGCCCGACGGTACCGCGGCGATTGTGACCGAGATGGCACAGGCCGAGCCGCGTGTGCACCTGTTGAGCCGGGCCGGGAAGCTGGGGTTGGGCACGGCGTACATTGCCGGGTTCAAATGGGGCTTGTCGCGCGGGTACGCCTACCTCATCGAAATGGACGCGGATTTTTCCCACGACCCGCGCGAGATCCCGAACATGTTGAAGGCGATCCAGGAAGCCGACCTAGTGCTCGGCTCGCGCTACATCGACGGCGTGCGCGTGGTGAACTGGCCGCTCTCGCGCCTCGTTTTGAGCAAGGGGGCTTCTTATTATGTCAGAATTATCACGGGTTTGCCCGTCTACGACCCAACCGGGGGCTTCAAATGCTTTCGCCGAAAGGTGCTGGAGACGCTTGAACTCGATGAAGTGCGGAGCAACGGCTACGCCTTCCAGATTGAGATGACACACAAAGCATGGATGAAGGGTTTCCGGATCCGTGAGATTCCGATCACGTTCGCCGACCGCTCCGCGGGCCAATCCAAGATGTCCGGCCACATCGTGCGCGAGGCGCTGTGGATGGTGTGGTCGCTGGCATTCGCGCACGGATTTCGACGCAAGCCACGCGCCACGTTGAAGACCGACGCGTGA
- a CDS encoding glycosyltransferase family 39 protein: protein MKLPFKTKGERNTAFVLVALWALLFLPNLRTNPNWYGDEGEWMEKSWTFIHGTPRIGPIVDDFIFPYPYPPLYMMVNGALLRMFGNDIVVARALGAVTALVAGALLFWIGTRLRDKNFGFLCAAAFLVYSEANINFRWVRSHPMSGVLALAAVGFLIRYVQEKRLHDAAWAGVFCSLATATNYFTYPLVGAVVATVAVVNWREWKSSRAWRDVIVAGALACAYAGLFVLWYSAAHGWGQLMTQVGRLTSVASNEARPTFGGEIGRFIENVWTLSFKTPTQGPPMPWSGHDWWLTVAAIGFVFLPTRDWRLRLWVPFWLLVLMYGVFKKLNNVPLFFYPATIFLPLMAVGFAGVLTWAGELVKRVAGKSKEATAMGVACIVLAGFGLQSAAGAWSHFHTRIDMWTQQSATDAEAAMAYVNAHTAKDDFVIVPKQIYWLARCDRRSMLTFCARYKGVDNDMPVPTHIPQELYWFDCRLEEAKFLVLEYGVEQRTLPDGRTGQLPVGIDAVYTIGLRGVREVIQQAQQENWPAVFHQGAYLVLANPRFVKEAK from the coding sequence ATGAAGTTGCCATTCAAGACGAAGGGGGAGCGTAACACCGCTTTTGTGTTGGTGGCGTTATGGGCGCTGCTTTTTCTCCCGAACCTGCGGACGAACCCAAACTGGTACGGCGACGAGGGCGAGTGGATGGAGAAATCCTGGACGTTTATCCACGGAACGCCGCGGATTGGGCCCATCGTGGACGATTTTATTTTCCCGTACCCGTACCCGCCACTCTACATGATGGTGAACGGCGCATTGCTGCGTATGTTCGGCAACGACATTGTCGTGGCCCGCGCGCTGGGCGCGGTGACGGCGCTGGTGGCGGGGGCGCTGCTGTTTTGGATCGGCACGCGGCTTCGCGACAAGAACTTTGGTTTTCTTTGCGCGGCCGCATTCCTGGTTTACTCCGAGGCCAACATAAATTTCCGCTGGGTGCGCTCCCATCCGATGTCTGGTGTCCTGGCTTTGGCGGCGGTCGGTTTTTTGATTCGCTATGTCCAGGAGAAACGCCTGCATGACGCGGCGTGGGCGGGAGTATTCTGTTCGTTGGCAACGGCGACGAATTATTTCACATACCCGTTGGTCGGGGCGGTGGTCGCCACGGTGGCCGTGGTGAACTGGCGCGAATGGAAATCGTCGCGCGCGTGGCGGGACGTGATCGTGGCCGGGGCGCTGGCGTGCGCGTACGCGGGCCTGTTTGTCTTGTGGTATAGCGCGGCGCACGGGTGGGGACAACTGATGACGCAGGTGGGGCGGTTGACCAGCGTTGCGAGCAACGAGGCGCGTCCGACCTTCGGAGGCGAGATTGGGCGATTCATTGAGAACGTGTGGACGCTCAGTTTCAAGACGCCGACACAAGGGCCACCGATGCCGTGGTCAGGACATGATTGGTGGTTGACCGTGGCGGCGATTGGTTTTGTGTTTCTCCCGACGCGTGATTGGCGACTGCGGTTGTGGGTGCCGTTTTGGCTGTTGGTGTTGATGTACGGCGTGTTCAAGAAGCTCAACAATGTGCCTTTGTTCTTTTATCCCGCGACGATCTTCCTGCCGTTGATGGCGGTGGGTTTTGCCGGAGTACTGACGTGGGCCGGGGAGTTGGTGAAACGGGTTGCGGGAAAATCAAAGGAAGCGACGGCAATGGGAGTCGCCTGTATCGTGCTGGCCGGCTTCGGTCTGCAGTCGGCAGCCGGTGCGTGGAGCCATTTCCATACCCGCATCGACATGTGGACTCAGCAGTCCGCGACGGACGCCGAGGCGGCCATGGCATACGTCAACGCACACACGGCGAAAGATGATTTTGTGATTGTGCCCAAGCAGATCTACTGGCTGGCGCGATGCGACCGCCGCAGCATGTTGACTTTTTGTGCGCGCTACAAAGGGGTGGACAATGACATGCCGGTGCCGACGCACATTCCGCAGGAACTTTACTGGTTCGATTGTCGGCTGGAGGAGGCGAAGTTCCTCGTGCTGGAGTACGGAGTGGAGCAGCGGACGCTGCCCGACGGGCGAACCGGGCAGTTGCCAGTGGGCATCGATGCGGTGTATACCATCGGCCTACGGGGCGTACGGGAAGTGATCCAGCAGGCGCAACAAGAGAACTGGCCGGCGGTGTTTCATCAGGGCGCGTATCTGGTGCTGGCGAATCCGCGGTTTGTGAAGGAGGCGAAATAG